From the genome of Pseudomonas helvetica:
GCTGGATCGGGTCGTCGGTGAGCAACAAGGCATGCTCCAGGTCGAAACGCTCGGCGTTGGGGCATTCCAGCCGTTGATAGAGGCTGGCGCGGGCCAGGTAGTCGCTGACGCAAGCGTTGCCGAGTTCCAGCACCCGCTCGGCATCGATCAGCGCGTCGATGTTGTCGTCGTTGGTTAAATGCAACTGGCGCAAATTGCGCGACAGTCGCTGGAGCATCTGGACCGGTTCGCTGGTAAGCAGATGCTCGGCGTTGAGCTGCATGTTCGGACCGTACTGGCGCTGCAGCAACTCGCGGCAGTCGTTGGGGTACAAGCGCCGACCGCCACACGGGTCGAGCAAATGATCGGCACCCGGCACCCGCAACAGAAAATGCCCGGGAAAATTCACCCCGACCATTGGGATCTCCAGCCGTCGGGCCAGCTCCAGCGCGATCAAACCGAGGGCCAGCGGTTGTCCGCGCCGGCGTTCCAGCACCTTGTTGAGCAGCGCCGCCTGCGGGCGCAGCGGGATGGACTCGTCCTGTCGATAACCCATGTCATTGAGTCGCCGCAACAACGGTTGGGCCAATTCGCTGACCGGCAACATGGGTAAACCGGCACTGACCCGTTGTTGCAGGTCCTTGAATTGCTCCAGCAGTACCTCGGGCTTCACCTGTGGATCGTGTTCGGCAGCGATCCACAGCGCCGCTTCGAAGAGCGCCGGTGGCGAGCGTTGCAGACAAGCGAAAAAAGCGTGGCGCGGGTTCATCAAAATCTCCGGCGGATGCCTCGTTTTAGCCCCGTCTCAGGCATTCGTCCAGTGCTCTACACATGCGGTTGCAGGTTATGTCTTAAAGGCTGTAAAACCGCTTCTGCTTATTCCGGTGCGCTTCAGCAATTTTCAGCCGCAGGCCTATACTGGCGACTACAAGAAGTGATTCGGGAGCCCTACGATGTTCGCTCTCATGCAAAGCACTCGCCTTGAATCGCTGCACCTGAGCGTTGACCCGGTGACCGGGTTGAAGGCGGTGATCGCCATTCATTGCAGCCGTTTGGGTCCCGCCCTTGGTGGCTGCCGTTACCTTGCCTATCCCGACGATGAAAGCGCCGTGGTGGATGCTGCGCGCCTGGCGCAAGGCATGAGTTACAAGGCCGCGCTGGCCGGGCTGGCGCAGGGTGGCGGGGTGGCGGTGATCGTTCGTCCGCCCCATGTCGAAAGCCGCGCAGCCTTGTTCGAGGCCTTCGGCCGCGTTGTCGAACAGCTCGACGGTCGCTACATCACGGCCATCGACAGCGGTACTTCGGTCGCCGACATGGATTGCATTGCCCAGACAACCCAGCATGTCACTAGCACCACCGCCGCCGGCGATCCGGCGCCGCATGCCGCCATGGGGGTGTTCGCCGGTATTCGCGCCACGGCCATGGCCCGCTTGGGCAGTGACAACCTCGAAGGCCTGCGGGTGGCGGTCCAGGGGTTGGGCAATGTCGGTTTTGCCCTCGCCGAGCAACTGCATGCCGCCGGGGCTGAATTGCTGGTCAGCGACATCGACGCCGGCAAGGTACAACTGGCCATCGAACAGTTGGGCGCCCGTCCGATTGCCAACGAATCGCTGCTCAGCACCCCGTGCGACATTCTCGCGCCTTGTGGGCTGGGCGGCGTGCTCAACAGCCACAGCGTTGCGCAATTGCGCTGCGCCGCAGTGGCCGGTTCGGCCAACAATCAGCTGACCAACCTGCTGGTGGCCGACCAGTTGGAAAACCGCGGCATTCTGTATGCGCCGGACTACGTGATCAATTCCGGCGGGTTGATTTATGTATCGCTCAAACACCGTGGCGAGGCGTTGTCGAACATCACCGCGCACCTCTCGAAAATCAGCTCGCGGCTGACTGAAGTCTTCGCCCATGCCCAGGCTGAAAAACGCTCGCCGGCCCGGGTGGCGGATGAGCTGGCAGAGAAAGTGCTGTACCGATGACGGAGTGAGGGCCTTACCCGGTCGACTTGCTCCCTGAGCCTGGCGCCACAAGCATCAGGCCCGACAACGGCACGCTGACCCGGCGTGCAAGGAGCCGTTTCATGCCTCGTAACAAGGTCGACCTTCCCTATACCCGTTATTTATCCCCCGACGGCCAGGCATTGAGCGAACTTCCCGCCTGGGCCGACGACTTCAATCTGCTGACCCGCCTCTACCGGCAAATGGTCCTGACCCGTCTCTTCGATCAAAAAGCCGTCGCCCTGCAACGCACCGGGCGCATCGGCACTTACGCGCCGACCCTCGGCCAGGAAGCGATCGGCGTGGCCGTCGGCAGCCTGATGCATCCTGAGGACGTGCTGATCCCGTATTACCGCGACACTGGCGTGCAATTGATGCGCGGGGTGCGCATGGAAGAGATTTTGCTGTACTGGGGCGGCGATGAGCGCGGCAGCGACTTTGCCGAGCCGGCGGCGGTCGAGGACTTCCCGATCTGCGTGCCGATCGCCACCCAGGCGCTGCACGCGTGCGGAGTCGCCAGTGCATTCAAGATTCGTGGCGAGCACCGGGTGGCGGTGACCACCTGCGGCGATGGTGCCACCAGCAAGGGCGACTTTCTTGAGGCCTTGAACGTCGCGGGGGCCTGGCAGTTGCCGGTGGTGTTCGTGATCAACAACAACCAGTGGGCGATCTCGGTGCCTCGGCGGATTCAATGCGCGGCGCCGACCCTGGCACAGAAGGCGATCGGCGCCGGTTTCCACGGTGAGCAAGTCGATGGCAACGACATAATCGCAGTCTACGACCGGGTGCAAATCGCCCTCGAGCGCGCGCGTCACGGTAAAGGTCCGGTGTTGCTGGAGTGCGTGAGTTACCGCCTCGGCGATCACACCACCGCAGACGACGCGACCCGCTATCGCCCGGCCGAAGAGGTCAAACAGGCCTGGCTTGAAGAACCGGTAAAACGCTTGCAACGTTATCTGGCCGGGCAGGGCGTGTGGGACGAAGGGCGTGAACAGGCGCTGATTGCCGAATGTCAGGCGCTGGTGCAGGGCGCTGTGGATAACTTCGATGCGGCTGGCCAACAGTCAGCTGAATCGGTGATCGATCACGTTTATGCCCAGTGGCCGGCGGCTTTGGCCGAGCAGCGCGAGTGGTTGCTCGAACGCGCGGCGCGCCGAGCAGGAGGGCCCGCCCATGAGTAACGGCAAAGTCACGCTGCTGGAGGCGATCAACCTGGCGTTGCATCGAGCGATGCGCGAGGACGAAAACGTGATTGTGCTCGGTGAGGACGTTGGCGTGAACGGCGGTGTGTTTCGCGCCACGCTAGGATTGCGCGACAGCTTTGGCTTCAAGCGGGTGATCGATACGCCGCTGGCCGAAACCATGCTCGGCGGGCTGGTGATCGGCATGGCGGCCCAAGGTTTGAAACCGGTGCTGGAAATCCAGTTCATGGGCTTCATCTACGCGGCCATGGAGCACCTGGTGTCGCACGCCAGCCGCATGCGCAATCGCACGCGCGGGCGGATCACTTGCCCGATGGTGCTGCGCACACCGATGGGCGCGGGCATTCGTGCGCCGGAACATCACAGTGAAAGCACCGAGGCGCTGTTTGCGCATATCCCAGGGTTACGCGTGGTGATTCCTTCGTCACCGGCGCGGGCTTATGGGCTACTGCTGGCGGCCATCGATGACCCGGACCCGGTGATCTTTCTCGAACCGACGCGGCTCTACCGAATGAACCCGCAACCGTTGATCGACGATGGCAAACGCCTGCCGCTCGATACCTGCTTCACCTTGCGTGAAGGCAGCGATATCACCCTGATCAGCTGGGGCGCCAGCGTCATGGAAACCTTGCAGGCGGCCGATGCGCTGGCGGAACAAGGGATTTCGGCCGAGGTGATCGATGTCGCGAGCATCAAGCCGCTGGACCTCGACACGCTGGAGGCCTCGGTGCGCAAGACCGGCCGTTGCGTGATCGTCCATGAAGCGCCACGAACCTGTGGCGTCGGCGCGGAAATCGCCGCCAGCCTCTATGAACGTGCGTTGCTGGATTTGCAGGCGCCGATTCTGCGGGTCACCGCGCCGGACATTCCGCCACCGCTGTATCGGCAAGAGTTGCTGTACATGCCCAACGTCGAAGACATCCTTCACGCCTGCGACAGCGTGCTGCACCACTTCTAAAGAGGCGCCTGAGGCCCGGGAGGCTGCAATGAAATATTTCAAACTGCCTGACTTGGGCGAAGGGCTTCAAGAAGCGGAAATCGTCGAATGGCACGTCAAGGTCGGCGATACGGTGAAGGCCGATCAACTGTTGGTTTCGGTGGAAACTGCCAAGGCCCTGGTGGATATTCCCGCACCTTACGACGGTGTGGTGGCGAAAACCTTCGGCGGTGAAGGTGACATCCTGCACGTCGGCGAGCCCTTGCTGGGGTATGAAGGCGAGGCGGATGCCGGCACGGTGGTGGGGCGGCTTGAAGGCGGTGGCAGCCATCAGGACGATCAGTTTTTCGTTGGCGCCGCGCCCTCGACCCGTGAACACATGAGTCCTCGCGCAACCCCGGCGGTGCGGCAACTGGCCCGGCAACTGGGCGTCGAGTTGACTGGGCTGAGCGGGTCCGGCCCCGATGGGCTGATCACCCGCAGCGACGTGGAAAGTGCCTCGCAAACCGCGCGCGACAAATTTGGCGGGGAGAAGCTGCGCGGGGTGCGCCGCAGCATGGCGCAAAACATGGCCAGGTCCCACGCGGAGGTGGTGCCGGTGACCATCTACGCCGATGCCGACCTGCATCGCTGGGGCCGTGCCCGCGATCCGTTGATCCGTTTGGCCAAGGCCATGGCGGCTGCCTGTGCCGTGGAGCCGATGCTCAACAGTGGCTTTGATGGCAAGTCCTTGTCGATCAAGCACCACGACGCCCTGAATCTGGGCATTGCCGTCGACACCCCCGATGGTTTGTTCGTGCCGGTGTTGCGCGATGTGGGTAATCGCTCGTTAGATGATTTGAAAGAAGGCATCACCCGCTTGCGCGCCGACGTGCAGGCGCGTTCGATCCCGGCCAAGGAAATGATGGGCGCGACCCTGACCTTGTCGAACTTCGGCACCATGTTCGGGCGCTATGCCAACCCGGTAGTCGTACCGCCGCAAGTAGCAATTCTTGCCGCCGGAGCCATTCGTGACGAGCCAGTGGCAATGGACGGCAAGGTGCTGGTGCACCCGATACTGCCGCTGTCGCTGACCTTCGATCACCGGGTGGTGACGGGAGGGGAAGCGGCACGGTTCTTCAAGGTGTTGGTCGAGGCACTGGAACAACCGGACAGTTGAAACGCGGGCATGAAAAAGGCCCTGAGTCAGTGACTCAGGGCCTATTCAATTCGGGCGTTGCTTACTTCGCGGGCTTAGCCGATTTTGCGGGTTTGGCAGGTTCCGCTGGCTCGGCTGGTTCCGTTGGCTCTGCAGGTGCAGCGGCTGCAACCGGCACGTTGAGCAATTCGGACAGGGCGTCCGGCTGGCTCTTGAACGCCTTGGCGAACACATCGCGGTTTTTCGCCATGTAGATCCCGGCTTCTTCCACCTGTTGCTCGGTCAGCGACGGAACCGCTTTTTGCAACACTTCAGCCAGCAATTCGGCCAGTTCGAGCATTTTGTCATGACGGTCAGCTTCGGCTTTATCCATGAACAAGCGCTCCAGATCTCGGCTGCTGCGGTATACCACTTCGACGGCCATTCACCACCTCACATGCCTTCACGATAGTTGTCTTTTGCGACTACTGTATTTATATACAGCCAAAAGGATAAGCGAATCCCTGCGCTTTGGGTAGTGGCTTTTTAATGTAGACCGGATTCAGGATTTGTCAGGCGGAGCGAGTGGCCCAATCGCTGGTAATAGCTCCCGTTACTGCCGTAGCAGCTGTCGAGCCTGCGAGGCTGCGTCCGGCCGCAAAGCGGTCGTAAAATCAGGCAATGCGTTCTTTCAGGCGAACCGCGTATCCAGGATTTGCGAGGACTGCGCCCGATCGCGGTCCGCCTCTGACGCAGCCTCGCAGGCTCGACAGCTGCTACGGCAATAACGGGAGTTACGGCAATAACGAGAGTTAGGCGCAGGCCGTGGTTACTGTGCCGCGATGCTGTAGCCGTCGAACGCCGTCTGCTGTTGCAGGGCGGTGACGATGGCTTTGCGGGTGGCCGGTTGTTCGGTACCGGCATTGTCGATGAAGGTCTCGCTGGCAAGCTCTGCCTCGTCGCCTTCACCCACAAAGGTGAAACCGAGGAATTCGAAGGCTTCACGGTCGACGTACGGTTTGGAGCGCGGATTGCGCAGCGGCAGGCTGACGCTGACACCGTCCTTGCTGATGCTGAACACTTCGATTTCTTTCTTGGCGCGGGCTGCTTTGCTCTTGCCGGCGCTTGGGTTGCTGATGGCCTGATGGGTCTGGTTCAGCACTTTCAGCGCCAGGCCGTAGACCAGCTCCTGAAAGTCTGGGTCATCCTTGAAGCTCGACAGAATCCGGCTGATCGGGAACTTGCTGCTCAGGTCTTCCAGGGCTGCGATATCGGCGGCCTCGGCGTCCTTGAGTTGTTTGAGTTCGCCCATCAGTTCGTAGGCTTTGTCGTCGTCGAAGCGGTCGTGAGCCTGGCGGATGGCCGCGCGAAGCTCGCGAATCTGGTCGCTTTCTTTCGAGGTGTGGAAGGCGTCCAGGACCATCTCGCTGATGGTTTTGGCCTGCGGCACGTGTTGTGAAAGATTGATGGAGTTTTCGTATTCCGCTTTGGACGACAAGGTGATTACGGATTCAGCGGTGTTGGAATCTGGCATTGAAAATTCACTACTTCTTTAAACAGAATTTGAGACGAGAACGGCATCGGCGTTTTCGGGTCGCTTAATCTATTGGACCGCTGCGATGTTGTCACGGACCAACGGACGATCAGGGCAACACAGCGACCGATGTGACCGCAACAGCGGCCAATCGTTGCGCAAAAAAAGCCCCGCGTTCGATTCGAAGGCGGGGCTGGCAGTCCGGCGGGCATTGGGTATTCAGTTCATTTCGGCGACCAGCACTTCAACCATGGCCTTGGCGATAAAGCGTGGGTTGTTTTTTAACCAGCGGGAGCGCTTTTGAGTGCCCGCAGCGTCATCAACTCGCGGTACAGCGTGATTGCCCGACCGCAAAAGAGCCCGAGCGTAAACCCCGAGGCGATACCGGTGAGTGCCAGCATCTGCACACTGGCCGAGTGCTCCGGGTGAACGGCGGATTGATAGCCGATGAAGTACTTCACCGCAAAGAACAGCAGAGAGATGTAGAGAATTTTCCAGGTGCCGGGAACGATCAGGTCTTTACCGTCGCTGTCCAGCGTCAGGCCATGGCGCGAGAACAACGCAATCGCCGCCAGACTGCCCAGAGCGATACCGGCGAGCCAGCTGCCCAGCGCCAACTCGGGTTGTTCGTGGTAGTTCAGTGAAAAGAATGACCAGAGCGTCAGGATGCCCGGTGTGATGAACAGGGACCGTTTGCTTTCGCGGCTGGGCGTCCTGGCCCTGAGCCCGTAATAACAGATCAACAGGAAAACCCCGTAGACCCACAGCGGTGTGCCTTGCAGGATATCGAGCATCAGCGGATACCTGCGCGGGGTTGAGGCGGGGTGGTTTGGTAAAACATGGTCAGCGTCCTTGCTTGAGTCAATGTCAGGGAGGCTAGTGGATTATCGCTGGGGCGAATTCAGATTCATCGAACGAACCGCCAACGTGCTCGCCGTTTCCTCATCCACCGGCAGCGAAAAACGGAAGGTCGCGCCTTGTCCTGGCACATCGAGCAAGTGAATCTCGCGGCCATGCAGCTGCAGAATCCGGTGCACGATGCGTAATCCCAAACCACCGTCGCGGCGTGCGCCACCAATGTTGAAGGGCCGCAGGAACAAGCCCTCGCGCAGTTCTGTGGCGATGCCCGGGCCGCTGTCGCTGACGGTGATCTCGACGAACTTGCCTTGCGGGGCAAGGCTGATGTCGATTTCCCCACCATCGGGCGTGTGGCGCAAGGCGTTGTCGAACAGGTTGGTCAGCACGCGCTCGATCAACCCAAGGTCGGCGCAGACCGCCGAGACATTCGGTGCGAAGCTTGCCTTGAGCTGCACGTGTCGGGCTTCGGCGGTCAGCTCGAATTTTTGAAAGATGTCCTGCACCAGATCGGTCAGGGAAAAACGCTCCAGCACCGGTTGGACGAAGCCGTGTTCCAGGCGCACCAGTTCCAGCAATGACTGCGCCAGGCCGCCGACCTTGCGGCTCTGGTCGAGGGCGATGCCCAGATAGCGGCGGCGCTCGGCCGGGGTCAGGCTGGCGTCTTTCAACGACAGGGTTTCGAGGTAGCCATGCAGCGATGCCAGCGGTGTGCGCAGGTCGTGGGAGATATTGGCGACCAGCTCGCGGCGCTCCTGATCCTGGCGGGTCAGGGAACGCCATTGTTCGCCCAGGCGTTTTTGCATCTGCCGGAAGGCGGCATCGAGCACGGCGATTTCGTCCTGAGTGGCGAGGTTCTCCGCTGGACCTGAGGGCGCCGGCGAGGGCGGGGCGACCGGTACGCCGTCAATGTCGAAATGCGCGACCGTGTCGGTCAAGCGGCGTAGCGGCCGGGTGATCAGGGTAAACGCCGTGAGACCGGCGATCAGGCACAGCAATGCGACCATCCCGATCGACCACAGTGCGGTGTTCAGCGCGGCGCTGGTGGCGCCGCGTTCGGCGTAGCGGTCATGTTCTTCGCTGAGCAGCACCACGTAGAGATAGCCGACCTGCTGACCGTTGACCTTGAGCGGTGCGGCGCTGAACACCTTGCATCCGTCGATGCTGCGCGGGTCGTCGCCGAGAATCGGCAGGGCTTCACCGTTGAGCAGGCGCCGCACGGGCGCCAGATCGACCTGCTCGCGACGCAGGTGGCCTTCGGGCGCCGCATTGCCGACCACCCGGCCGCTGCTGTCGAGCAGGTACACCTCGACGCTCGGGTTCACCAGCATCAACTGGCTGAACAACTCGCGCAGTGCATCGGGTTTCAGGCCATTGGCGTCCATCAACTGGGTGTCGTGGGCGATGTGCTGCGCCAGATCCCGGGACAAGCCTTGCACCACTTCCAGCTCATGCATGTGGTTGGAGCGCACTTGCATCCACACCGACGTGCCGCTGCACACCAACAGCAGCAGGGCGAACACCGCCGACAGGCGCTGGGTGAGTGTCAGTCTCATGGCTGCTCCTGCGCCGGGGCGAATTTATAGCCACGGCCCCACACCGTGAGAATCCGCACCGGTTGCGCCGGGTCGGTTTCGATCTTGGAGCGCAGACGATTGATGTGAGTGTTGACGGTGTGCTCGTAGCCTTCGTGGCTGTAACCCCAGACGGCGTTCAGCAGGTCCATGCGCGAGAAGACCTTGCCCGGCTGCCGGGCGAAAAAGTACAGCAGGTCGAACTCGCGTGGGGTGAGGTCCAGGCGCTTGCCGTCGAGTGACACGTCGCGGGTGATCGGGTCGATGAACAGCCCGTCGCAGGTCAAGCTGCCAGCGTCCATTTTCAGGTTGCGGGCCATGGCGTCGACCCGTCGCAGCAGGGCCTTGACCCGCGCCACCAGCTCAAGCATCGAAAACGGTTTGGCCAGGTAATCGTCGGCGCCCAGCTCCAGGCCAAGAATGCGGTGCATTTCGCTCGACCGGGCGCTGGTGATGATGATCGGGGTGTAACGGGCCATGGCGCGGGCGCGGCGGCAGATTTCCAGGCCGTCGACGCCCGGCAGCATCAGGTCGAGGATCAGCGCATCCCAACTGCCTTGCTCGAGCAGGCGCAAGCCTTCGTTGCCATCGGCGCTGTGCACGACCTCGAAGTGTTCGTCGCGCAGGTGCAGGCAGATCAGGTCGGCGATGTGTTTGTCGTCCTCGACCACCAGGACGCGTTTGGGTTGATCCATTGGGACTTAATCCTGTTGCGCAGTGCACGTATTGTGCGGGGTTTTCCCTCGGCGAGTTATCACGAATTGTTTAACTCCACGTGAGGATTTGGCGATCACCTCAAGCCTAGGCTGTGTTCCATGTCATCCACGGCGGATTTAGGGAGAGGGCCATGTTTTCACGGCGACAGATTCTTCTAACGGGCGGCGGGCTGGGCCTTGCGGCGCTGGTTGCCGGTGTATTGCCAAAAATGACCGGAGGCTCGCTGCTGATCAGCGAGGCGAGCGCTGCCGAGACCTTTGAGGTCACCCATAGCGATGCCGAGTGGCACAAGCTGCTCAGCGCCGAGCAGTACGAAATCCTGCGCGAAGAGGGCACCGAACGGGCCTATTCCAGCGCACTGAACAATGAACACCGCGACGGTATCTTCGCTTGCGCCGGGTGCGATCTGGCGCTGTTTTCATCGAAAACCAAATTCGACAGCCATACCGGTTGGCCGAGTTTCTGGGCGCCCCTGGAGCATGCCGTCGCGACCCGCGAAGACCGCTCGTTCGGCGTGCTGCGCGAAGAAGTTCACTGTCGACGCTGCGGGGGGCATTTGGGCCATGTGTTCAACGACGGGCCAAAACCGACCGGTCTACGCTACTGCATGAACGGTCTGGCGATGACCTTCAAGCCGCAAACGGCCTGACACCATGGGCAGGTTCTTTCCTTCACTTCATACAGGTCCTTGTTATGTGGCTTCTGGTCCTCGCTTATCTCGGTGGTGTGCTGACGATTCTCAGCCCGTGCATTCTGCCGGTACTGCCGTTTGTCTTCGCTCGCACCGGGCAG
Proteins encoded in this window:
- a CDS encoding SirB1 family protein, which translates into the protein MNPRHAFFACLQRSPPALFEAALWIAAEHDPQVKPEVLLEQFKDLQQRVSAGLPMLPVSELAQPLLRRLNDMGYRQDESIPLRPQAALLNKVLERRRGQPLALGLIALELARRLEIPMVGVNFPGHFLLRVPGADHLLDPCGGRRLYPNDCRELLQRQYGPNMQLNAEHLLTSEPVQMLQRLSRNLRQLHLTNDDNIDALIDAERVLELGNACVSDYLARASLYQRLECPNAERFDLEHALLLTDDPIQRIRLTERLGHLPPNAIVH
- a CDS encoding Glu/Leu/Phe/Val dehydrogenase dimerization domain-containing protein, whose translation is MFALMQSTRLESLHLSVDPVTGLKAVIAIHCSRLGPALGGCRYLAYPDDESAVVDAARLAQGMSYKAALAGLAQGGGVAVIVRPPHVESRAALFEAFGRVVEQLDGRYITAIDSGTSVADMDCIAQTTQHVTSTTAAGDPAPHAAMGVFAGIRATAMARLGSDNLEGLRVAVQGLGNVGFALAEQLHAAGAELLVSDIDAGKVQLAIEQLGARPIANESLLSTPCDILAPCGLGGVLNSHSVAQLRCAAVAGSANNQLTNLLVADQLENRGILYAPDYVINSGGLIYVSLKHRGEALSNITAHLSKISSRLTEVFAHAQAEKRSPARVADELAEKVLYR
- the pdhA gene encoding pyruvate dehydrogenase (acetyl-transferring) E1 component subunit alpha, translating into MPRNKVDLPYTRYLSPDGQALSELPAWADDFNLLTRLYRQMVLTRLFDQKAVALQRTGRIGTYAPTLGQEAIGVAVGSLMHPEDVLIPYYRDTGVQLMRGVRMEEILLYWGGDERGSDFAEPAAVEDFPICVPIATQALHACGVASAFKIRGEHRVAVTTCGDGATSKGDFLEALNVAGAWQLPVVFVINNNQWAISVPRRIQCAAPTLAQKAIGAGFHGEQVDGNDIIAVYDRVQIALERARHGKGPVLLECVSYRLGDHTTADDATRYRPAEEVKQAWLEEPVKRLQRYLAGQGVWDEGREQALIAECQALVQGAVDNFDAAGQQSAESVIDHVYAQWPAALAEQREWLLERAARRAGGPAHE
- a CDS encoding alpha-ketoacid dehydrogenase subunit beta; this translates as MSNGKVTLLEAINLALHRAMREDENVIVLGEDVGVNGGVFRATLGLRDSFGFKRVIDTPLAETMLGGLVIGMAAQGLKPVLEIQFMGFIYAAMEHLVSHASRMRNRTRGRITCPMVLRTPMGAGIRAPEHHSESTEALFAHIPGLRVVIPSSPARAYGLLLAAIDDPDPVIFLEPTRLYRMNPQPLIDDGKRLPLDTCFTLREGSDITLISWGASVMETLQAADALAEQGISAEVIDVASIKPLDLDTLEASVRKTGRCVIVHEAPRTCGVGAEIAASLYERALLDLQAPILRVTAPDIPPPLYRQELLYMPNVEDILHACDSVLHHF
- a CDS encoding dihydrolipoamide acetyltransferase family protein, producing the protein MKYFKLPDLGEGLQEAEIVEWHVKVGDTVKADQLLVSVETAKALVDIPAPYDGVVAKTFGGEGDILHVGEPLLGYEGEADAGTVVGRLEGGGSHQDDQFFVGAAPSTREHMSPRATPAVRQLARQLGVELTGLSGSGPDGLITRSDVESASQTARDKFGGEKLRGVRRSMAQNMARSHAEVVPVTIYADADLHRWGRARDPLIRLAKAMAAACAVEPMLNSGFDGKSLSIKHHDALNLGIAVDTPDGLFVPVLRDVGNRSLDDLKEGITRLRADVQARSIPAKEMMGATLTLSNFGTMFGRYANPVVVPPQVAILAAGAIRDEPVAMDGKVLVHPILPLSLTFDHRVVTGGEAARFFKVLVEALEQPDS
- a CDS encoding HAMP domain-containing sensor histidine kinase, with the protein product MRLTLTQRLSAVFALLLLVCSGTSVWMQVRSNHMHELEVVQGLSRDLAQHIAHDTQLMDANGLKPDALRELFSQLMLVNPSVEVYLLDSSGRVVGNAAPEGHLRREQVDLAPVRRLLNGEALPILGDDPRSIDGCKVFSAAPLKVNGQQVGYLYVVLLSEEHDRYAERGATSAALNTALWSIGMVALLCLIAGLTAFTLITRPLRRLTDTVAHFDIDGVPVAPPSPAPSGPAENLATQDEIAVLDAAFRQMQKRLGEQWRSLTRQDQERRELVANISHDLRTPLASLHGYLETLSLKDASLTPAERRRYLGIALDQSRKVGGLAQSLLELVRLEHGFVQPVLERFSLTDLVQDIFQKFELTAEARHVQLKASFAPNVSAVCADLGLIERVLTNLFDNALRHTPDGGEIDISLAPQGKFVEITVSDSGPGIATELREGLFLRPFNIGGARRDGGLGLRIVHRILQLHGREIHLLDVPGQGATFRFSLPVDEETASTLAVRSMNLNSPQR
- a CDS encoding response regulator transcription factor, translating into MDQPKRVLVVEDDKHIADLICLHLRDEHFEVVHSADGNEGLRLLEQGSWDALILDLMLPGVDGLEICRRARAMARYTPIIITSARSSEMHRILGLELGADDYLAKPFSMLELVARVKALLRRVDAMARNLKMDAGSLTCDGLFIDPITRDVSLDGKRLDLTPREFDLLYFFARQPGKVFSRMDLLNAVWGYSHEGYEHTVNTHINRLRSKIETDPAQPVRILTVWGRGYKFAPAQEQP
- the msrB gene encoding peptide-methionine (R)-S-oxide reductase MsrB, yielding MFSRRQILLTGGGLGLAALVAGVLPKMTGGSLLISEASAAETFEVTHSDAEWHKLLSAEQYEILREEGTERAYSSALNNEHRDGIFACAGCDLALFSSKTKFDSHTGWPSFWAPLEHAVATREDRSFGVLREEVHCRRCGGHLGHVFNDGPKPTGLRYCMNGLAMTFKPQTA